The segment CGTGTAGCGCGGCGGGGCGGCGGTAGGCCATGATCGCGCCTGACCCTCGCTGCCTGTCAGCGCGCCGGTCAGCGCGACGACGAGTCGCCGAGAGCCGACTTCCCACCAGCGATTGCACGACGCACCGAGGCCTGCCGCGTGACCCGATTGACCGACTACACCCGCTACGCGGACGCCCACCGCCATTATTCCAAGCAGGCGCTGTGGGAACTGTTCGACGGCGACAAGGACGCGCTCAACATCGCCCACGAGTGCGTCGATCGTCATGCCGGTCAAGGTATCGAGGGCGACGTGGCCGTTCGCGTGGCCCATGCCGACGGTCGTGACGAGGTCATCACTTTCACTGAACTCGCGGCCTTGAGCGGGCGCGTGGCGAGCTACTTCGTGGCGCGCGGCGTCAAGCCCGGCGAGCGCGTGGCGATGATGCTGGAACCGTCGCTGGCGTTCTACGCGGCCTTGTTCGGCGCCATGAAGATGGGCGCGGTGGCGGTGCCGCTGTTCACGCTGTTCGGGCCGGAAGGACTGCGCCTGCGCATGGCCGACTGCAATCCCGCGCTGCTGCTGCTGGCGCCGGACAAGCAGGATCTCGCGGCCGAGGCCGGCGCCGAGGTGGTGATGGCCGACGACGCGTGGCTGGCCCATGTCGCGCGCCTGCCGGTGCGCGCCCCGATCGCGAGTCGCGCCGATGACATGGCGCTCTACCAGTACACCTCCGGCACCACGCGCGAACTGCCCGAAGCGGTCAAGCACCGTCACCGCGCCATCGTCACGGTGGCCATCGCCGCGCTCTACGCGACCGGCGTGCGGCCCGGCGATCGCTACATGTGTCCGTCGTCGCCGGCCTGGGGCCATGGCCTGTGGCATGGCACGCTCGCGCCACTCGGCCTCGGCGTCAGCATCGCGGCCTATGCCGGCAAGTTCGACGCCGAACGGCTGCTCGAGGCCATCGCCGATTACCGCATCACCAACCTGTCGGCGGCCGCCACCCACTATCGCCTGATGAAGAACAGCGGCGCCGCCGCGCGTCATCGCTACGCGTTGAAGAAACTGACCTTCACCGGCGAGCCGATAGACAGCGCCACCGCCGCGTGGGCCGAACAGACCTTCGGCTCGCCGGTGTGCAGCATCTATGGCACCACGGAAGTCGGCGTGATCATCGCCAACTATCCCGGCGCCGACGACTTGCCGGTCAAGCCGGGCGCGCTCGGCAAGGCGGTGCCGGGCGTGGAAGTGGCCGTTCTCGATCGCGCCGGCCAGCCCTGCGCGCCGGGCGCGATCGGCGAGATCATGCTGCGCCGGGGCGACGGCTGGTTTCCGACCAAGGATCTCGGTCATATCGACGAAGACGGTTACTTCTATCACAACGGCCGCGCCGACGACGTCATCATCTCGGCCGGCTGGACCATGAGCGCGGTCGAGATCGAAGACACCCTGCTCAAGCATCCGGACGTCGCCGAGTGCGCCGCCATCGGCGTGCCCGATGCCACCCGTGGCCAGGTGGTGAAGGCCTACGTGGTGTCGCCGCGCGCGGCGTCGGACGCCTTCATCACCGAGATTCAACAGTTCGCGCAACAGCGCCTGAGTCGTCACGAGTATCCGCGCCAGGTGGAGTTCGTCAGCGAACTGCCCAAGACCCCGGCCGGCAAGGTCAATCGCAACGTGCTGCGCGCACGTGTGCAGGAAAAATCCTGAGGAGCGTATTTCCCATGAGTACAAAGCAGGCGCGCGAGGAATTTCCGCGCATCACCGACCAGGGCCTCGACGATCTCAAGCGCCGCATCAACGTACGCATCGCGCAGGAGCCGGAGCCGTGGTGCTTCGAGGCGACGCGCGACAACATCCGTCACTACGCGCACGGCATCGGCGATGACAACCCGCTGTGGTGTGACCCGGAGTACGCCCGCACCACTGCCCACGGCGGCATCATCGCCTGTCCGTCGTTCCTGTTCGCCTGTTCGCGCATCGCCTCCGGCTATGTCGGCGGCCTGCCGGGCATCCACGCGATGTGGGCCGGCGCCAACTGGACCTGGCACAAGCCGACGCGGCGCAACGACGCGGTCTCGACCGAATCGTATTTGAAAGATCTCGTGATCCACGAAACCCGTTTCGCCGGCCGTGCCGTGCAGCAGATTTACCATGTCGATTTCTTCAACCAGGACGGCGACAGGCTGGCCGAGGTCGACAGCTGGTGCTTCCGCACCGAGCGCGACACCGCGCGCGAGCAGGGCACCAAGTACACCGAGGTCAAGGCGCGCCCCGACAAGCGCTGGAGCGATGAGGAACTGGCCGAGGTCTATCGCACCTACGCGCGCGAGGAAGTGCGCGGTGCGACGAAGCGTTACTGGCAGGATGTCGAAGTCGGCGAGCGTCTGCCGACCCTCGCCAAGGGACCGATGACGGTGACCGGCTTCATCGCCTACGCGCAGGGCTGGGGCGGCCTCTACATCCGCGCCAACAAGCTGGCGTGGCGCATGATCCACGCCCACCCCGGGCTCGGTATCGCCAATCGCTTCAACATCCCCGATTGCCCCGAGCGCGTGCACTGGGAACCGGAGTTCGCGCTCAAGGTCGGCGCGCCGGGCGCCTACGACTACGGCCCCGAGCGCTGCTCGTGGCTGACCCATCACCTCACCAACTGGATGGGAGACGACGGCTTCCTGGTGGCATCAATGAGCAAGATCCGCCGTCACAATCCCGAAGGCGACGTCTTGATGTTCAACGGCGAGGTGACGCGCAAGTTCGTCGACGATGCCGGCCGCCACTGCGTCGAAATCGCCCAGCGCGCCGCCAACCAGGACGACGAGGATTCGATCCTGGGCACGGGGGTGGTGGCCCTGCCTGTGCGACCGTGACCGTGCCAGCGCTCCTTTGTGGGTCAGACTTCAGTCTGACATCGATCTGATTGCGAAAGCGTCCGGGAGCGCCATTCATCGACGGGGAATGTCAGGCTGAAGCCTGACCCACAGAGGTGCCACGATTGCGACCTGGATCGCAGTCGTGGCGAACGTTCCAACCCAAGCCGCGCACCCCGTCGCAAAATCGCCCGCCCGGCCCCAAAGTATTGGCGGGCGACGGCCGCTACACCCTGTGTTCCGTTCACAGGATGCCGCCATGGCCACGCCCGCCGCCAAGATTCCCTTGCAGACCCAGGCCACCGAGCCGACTTACGTGTTCGGCGCCGACATGAGCGGCGATTTCTCGCAAGGATCGGCGGCGGTGGCGGCACGCCTGTTCGGCGCCGACACCGATGTCGGCGTCGGTGCCAGCGGCAATGCCTACGCCATCCCTTATCGCAATAGCGACGGCGAGATGCTGAGTTTCGGCGCGCTCGGTCCGCACATCGCGAGCTTCCTTTCCTATGCCCGCGCCCATCCCGAAGAGAGCTTCATGGTGGCGCGTTTCGGCTGCGAGCCGGGCGCCAGCGACGATGCGACCATGGTGCGCCACTTCAGCCACTTGCCGCCCAATTGCCAGTTGCCGGGCGTGTGGATGCGCCACATCGATCCGAAGATGGGCGTGCGCCTGATGGTGTTCGATCCCTTCGCGCGTTTCAAAGATCCCTATTGGCAGGACAAGCTCAAACGTTACCTGTCCTTGAATGCCGCCACTTGCAACGGTGCGCGGGTGGAACTGGTGAGCGTGGGCGCGGCGCGCGCCATCGTCGCCAATGACATGGCGGCCAAGAGTCTCGGACTCAAGCACCGCGTGTTCGGCGCCAACGAGGGCTTGTTCGGCGCGGACGCGGCGTCCGCCGCCGAAATGAAGGCGATGTGGTACTCGACGCACTTCCTGTCGCTGTGCGATTTTCGCCAGACCGTGCAGCCGCAACAGTTCCGCGTCACCGCCGAAGCGATACGCGCGGGGCTGACGGTCGACCAGTTGGAAGTGGAAGCCTGACAGCGCGAGGTAATTCCAGGCCTCCGTAGGTGCGAATTCATTCGCACATTCCAATGTCAGACTGAAGTCTGACCCACAAAAAACTGCACTTCCGACCGTGGGTCAGACTTCAGTCTGACGCTCTACGCGCCGTTGAGCGGCGCCGGAGCGCGTAGCGCAGAGTCGTCCGCTCCAACGGCTGGTTAGGTCTCACGCCCCGTGCTCGCACTTCGAAGTGGAGCGCGAGTACGCAACCACATTCTTTCCACTTGTTCGGTCATGTTCTTCGGAATTAGCTCGATGGAGGGGTTCGCGTTCGCATAGACACGAAATAGCTCGTCGGCAAACGCCTGGCCAATTTCTTGGACTTCTGAGAAGTCGAGAATCACCGATCGAAACCGATCGAATCTAGCAATGAGCCGCTTTGCTTGGGATCTTGAGACTAGCTGCTCTTCTCCATATTTGGCCAATCTCATCGGAACGATTGTCTTGGAGAAGTCGTATTCGTCGGGGGCATGAGTGAACTGATCGTAGATTTCAGATACCGTCCGAGTGCTTCCCAACGAAATGTACATAAACACGGCGGTGCCGTTCTCAAAGAGATTCTTCTTTTCCTCTAACCAATCGTGCGTGCGAGCGCTATCGTGATTGAACTGAAGTCCGTTGGCTTCGATTTCAAATCCATCGAACATTTTCGACGTGAAGAAAACTCTCTCGCCACTATGCTTGGTTGGATCCGTCGTAAGCTTTCCTTTAGCCAGTTCAAACAATGCCTGTCTCATATCGGGCAATCCGAGGGCTTCGGTGATCTTCGCGAAAATCCCGACCCCGTCGTCAGAGATGATTATCGTTAGGGCCTCTTCGTCCTGCGAGACCCAAGCGAAGACTGATTTCCCACCAGAGTGGTCTATCGCATTGTTCACCATTTCTGTGAAGCCGTGACTTGCGATGCTTGCGAGATTCACTGGGAGGCTGAGGTATGGGCGGAAGTCGTTTTGCCACGCGATGTGCTCTTCCAAACCAGTGAGGGCATAGAGCCGTGATACTCGCCTTTTGTACCCTGGCGAAAAGACGGGATGGGTAGAAGGGCCGCTTCTGGCGATCCACCCCTCCGTTTCAAGCCGCTGAATGTACTTGTTCGCCGCTACCCGGGAGATTCCGAATCGCTCGGCGTAGTGGCGTGTTAGGTCTCGCGGATGCGCAGCGACGTCACGAGTGACCGTTTGGACTATATCGGTAAATTTGGAAGGCTTGGCCATGAGGCGATTGATAACTCACCTCGGTGGCTTTGTAAAGTTAAGTAGGCGGCTTTGTAAGCTTTGTCGGAGGTGTCCCGGCTCTGTGTGTTCCCCCGTGAGACCTAACGCGCCATGAACTCCACCACCGCGCGACACAAGGCGCTGTCCTTGTCCTCGAAACCGCCGATGGCGGTCAGGTGATTCTTGCCCGGCTGGGCGAACTCTTCGGCTTCATGTCCGCGGGCCCGCCACGCCGCCACGTAGTCGGCGGACTGGCGATGGAATTCACTCGATTCGTCACCGCCCAGCGTCACCAGCAGCGGTGGCGCGGCGTGGGTGGGAATATGGAACAGCGGGCTCTGGCGCTCGATGAGATCGGCGTCGAGCTGCAGCTTGGGCTGCAGCCATGAGTGACGGAAGGGGCGCAGGTCGAACAAGCCGCTGATCGGGATGCCGCCCTTGATGAGGTCGGCCGGCAAGCCGTAG is part of the Pseudomonadota bacterium genome and harbors:
- a CDS encoding AMP-binding protein, producing the protein MTRLTDYTRYADAHRHYSKQALWELFDGDKDALNIAHECVDRHAGQGIEGDVAVRVAHADGRDEVITFTELAALSGRVASYFVARGVKPGERVAMMLEPSLAFYAALFGAMKMGAVAVPLFTLFGPEGLRLRMADCNPALLLLAPDKQDLAAEAGAEVVMADDAWLAHVARLPVRAPIASRADDMALYQYTSGTTRELPEAVKHRHRAIVTVAIAALYATGVRPGDRYMCPSSPAWGHGLWHGTLAPLGLGVSIAAYAGKFDAERLLEAIADYRITNLSAAATHYRLMKNSGAAARHRYALKKLTFTGEPIDSATAAWAEQTFGSPVCSIYGTTEVGVIIANYPGADDLPVKPGALGKAVPGVEVAVLDRAGQPCAPGAIGEIMLRRGDGWFPTKDLGHIDEDGYFYHNGRADDVIISAGWTMSAVEIEDTLLKHPDVAECAAIGVPDATRGQVVKAYVVSPRAASDAFITEIQQFAQQRLSRHEYPRQVEFVSELPKTPAGKVNRNVLRARVQEKS
- a CDS encoding MaoC family dehydratase N-terminal domain-containing protein, which gives rise to MSTKQAREEFPRITDQGLDDLKRRINVRIAQEPEPWCFEATRDNIRHYAHGIGDDNPLWCDPEYARTTAHGGIIACPSFLFACSRIASGYVGGLPGIHAMWAGANWTWHKPTRRNDAVSTESYLKDLVIHETRFAGRAVQQIYHVDFFNQDGDRLAEVDSWCFRTERDTAREQGTKYTEVKARPDKRWSDEELAEVYRTYAREEVRGATKRYWQDVEVGERLPTLAKGPMTVTGFIAYAQGWGGLYIRANKLAWRMIHAHPGLGIANRFNIPDCPERVHWEPEFALKVGAPGAYDYGPERCSWLTHHLTNWMGDDGFLVASMSKIRRHNPEGDVLMFNGEVTRKFVDDAGRHCVEIAQRAANQDDEDSILGTGVVALPVRP
- a CDS encoding DUF4325 domain-containing protein, with translation MAKPSKFTDIVQTVTRDVAAHPRDLTRHYAERFGISRVAANKYIQRLETEGWIARSGPSTHPVFSPGYKRRVSRLYALTGLEEHIAWQNDFRPYLSLPVNLASIASHGFTEMVNNAIDHSGGKSVFAWVSQDEEALTIIISDDGVGIFAKITEALGLPDMRQALFELAKGKLTTDPTKHSGERVFFTSKMFDGFEIEANGLQFNHDSARTHDWLEEKKNLFENGTAVFMYISLGSTRTVSEIYDQFTHAPDEYDFSKTIVPMRLAKYGEEQLVSRSQAKRLIARFDRFRSVILDFSEVQEIGQAFADELFRVYANANPSIELIPKNMTEQVERMWLRTRAPLRSASTGRET